TCTAGATCGGCCGCCCGTCATCTCTTCACCTTTTCCAAGTAACACTAGTTTACCAAAATCCATTTCATTTGCAAAAGTAACAAGCGACGGTTCACACACAACTGCTGCACGAAGCTTCGTTAACTCACCTTCACTCATCGTTGGATACTTTTTAAATAAAAATTGTGATACGGTTAGCTCTAATACGGCATCTCCTAAAAACTCAAGACGCTCGTTGTCTTCATACGGTCTTCTGCGATGCTCATTCACATAGGATGAATGTGTAAATGCTTGAAAAAGAAGCGCTTCATTTGTAAACTGAATACCAATTTCCTTTTGAAACTCGGCAAAATTTTGCTTGAATTTCACGTTCATCTTTCGATCTCGATTTGAATATTGTTTAGGCATAAAATACCTCCGCTTACCTGCTTCAATTGTTTCGTAGTTTTTCCCTACCATCTCTCATTATAAAACGAGGTATCCTAAAAGATACACTACCTTTTCAAAAAAAAGAGGTCTTTTTTTGAAATTCTTAAAAAGAAGAGAAAGCCCCGCTGTTTAACGGGGCTTTTCATACATATACTACAGATTAAATTTGGCTCTGTATGTAATTAACTGCATCTCCTACAGTTGAAATTTTTTCAGCTTCTTCGTCAGAAATTTCAATATCGAATTCCTCTTCAAGCTCCATTACAAATTCAACTACGTCTAGAGAGTCAGCACCTAAGTCTTCTTTGAAACTAGATTCTAGTTTCACTTCACTTTTGTCTACACCAAGACGATCAACAATGATTGTTGTTACGCGTTCTAGTACCTCTGCCATTGTTCTTCACCTCCCCTCAAGTCATTATAGATGATTTCCATCTAAAATACTATGGTTGAATAATAAAGTTTATCGGTCGCCTAGTAAACGTCCCTTTGTACTTTATCACCAAATTGCACTTTTCGTAAAGTGCCTTTTTTACATCACCATTCCGCCGTCAACGTGAATCGTTTGACCCGTAATATAACGGCTTGCATCTGATGCTAAAAACGCAACTGCGTTCGCAACATCCTCAGGCTGGCCAAAGCTTGCAAGAGGAATTTGCTTTAACATTTCCGCCTGAACTTCTTCATTCAATTTATCCGTCATGTCTGTTGCAATGAAACCTGGAGCAACTGCATTCACTGTAATATTGCGGCTTGCTAATTCTTTGGCAGTTGTTTTTGTTAAACCAATCACGCCTGATTTTGCTGCTACATAATTTGCTTGTCCAGCATTACCGCTGACGCCGACAATTGATGAAATGTTAATGATGCGTCCTGCGCGCTGCTTCATCATTTGACGAGTAACCGCTTTTGTACACAAAAACACGCCTTTTAAGTTTGTATTAATAACATCATCCCATTCGTCTTCTTTCATACGCATAAGAAGATTATCACGTGTGATGCCCGCATTGTTTACTAAAATATCTACTGAACCAAATGTAGAAATCGCTTCTTTTATCATTGCTTGTACAGAATCACTTTCTGCCACATTTGCTTGTACAGCAATTGCATCCGTTCCTAGTCCTTTAATTTCATCCACAACTTCAAGAGCTTTCGCTTCGCTTCCAGAATAGTTTACAACTACTTTAGCACCAAGCTTTCCCAGCTCAATTGCAACGGCACGACCAATTCCGCGAGAAGCGCCTGTTACAACTGCAACTTTCCCTTGTAACATTTTATTCTCCCCCTTTTAGTGCGTCAATCGTTGATTTTAATGATGTAAGATCATTAACAGCGTAAACAGCCGCACGGCGATTTACTTTTTTCACAAGACCTGATAATACTTTTCCTGGTCCAATTTCAACAAATGTATCTACACCTTCTGCAAGAAGTGTCTCAACTGTTTCTTCCCATCTCACTGGAGAATACAGTTGTTCCACTAGCTTGTTTTGAATATCTTGACTGTCAGTAACCGGCTTTGCTGTTACGTTTGCTACTACTGGAACTTTCGCATCGCTAAAGCCCACTGTTTCTAGCGTATCACGTAATTTTTCAGCAGCTGGCTTCATTAAACTAGAGTGAAACGGACCGCTTACCACTAGAGGAATCACGCGTTTTGCACCTTTTTCTTTGGCAAGAGCTCCTGCTTTTTCTACGCCATTTACCGTACCTGAAATAACAATTTGACCCGGACAGTTAATATTTGCAAGCTGAACAGCGTCGCCTTCGTTTGTAATTTGAGCGGTAACGGCTTCTAGATCTTCCGCAGACATGCCAAGCACTGCTGCCATTGTACCTTGACCTGCTGGTACAGCTTCGTCCATATAGCGACCTCTTTTGTGAACAGCCACAACAGCATCTTTAAACGATAAAACCTCAGCAGCCACAAGCGCACTGTATTCTCCTAGACTGTGACCCGCAACAAAATCGGGTGTAATTCCGCTCGTTTTAAACGCTTCAAGCAGCATTGTACTCGTTGTTAAAAGAGCAGGTTGAGCGTGATAAGTTAAAGTCAATTCTTCTTGAGGCCCTTCAAAAATAATGTTTGAAAGACTGAACCCTAAAGCTTCGTCAGCTGTATGAATCAGCTTTTTTGCTTCCTCTGTTTCATCATATAAATCTTTTCCCATACCAACAGTTTGTGACCCTTGGCCTGGAAAGATAAAAGCAATTTTCCCCATTTCTTATCTCTCCTTTTCTTCATTAGCAGTTTGTTCGATTGCTTTTTGAATAGTGGAAGACACATTGTTTTCCACCATATTCACAGCTTGCTTAATCGCGCTAAATACTGCATTCGCATCCGACGAACCGTGCGCTTTGATAACAGGCGCATGCAATCCAAACAGCCCTGCTCCTCCATATTCACTGTAATCCATTTTCGCTTTTAAACCCTGCAGTTGAGGCTTGAGTACCGCTGCGGCTAACTTGCTTTTTAACGTGCTCATTAATTCTTGTTTAATCATTGAAAACAAGGAAAGCGCCGTTCCCTCAATGCTCTTAAGAGTCATATTTCCTGTAAAACCATCTGTTACAACCACATCGGCTACGCCGTTTAGCAAATCACGAGATTCCACGTTGCCTACAAAATTGAGATCAGCGTTTTTTAGTAGCTGAAAAGCTTGTTTGGTTAAGTCATTTCCTTTTTTATCTTCAGTTCCAATGTTCAACAGTCCCACTCTAGGAGCTTGAATGCCGCGTACTTTTTCGGCATACACCGACCCCATCACAGCGTACTGGAGCAAATGTTCAGGCTTGGCATCAACGTTTGCACCAACGTCTAGCATTAAAAAGCCTTTTCCATCTAGTGTCGGAAGCGTCGGAGCAAGTGCTGGACGTTCAATGCCTTTGATGCGACCTACAATAAAAAGTCCCGCTGTCATTAACGCACCTGTGTTTCCTGCTGAAATACAAGCATCAGCACGACCTTCGGCTACTTCATTTGCCATTAATACCATAGATGCTTGTTTTTTACGGCGCACAGCTCGCACTGGCTCATCAGTTGCATCAATGGTTTCTTCTGTATGAATAATTGAAATACGATCTGAATTTGTTAAATGCTTTTTTATTTCTGATTCGTTTCCAATTAACGTAATATGTAATTTTTTAAATTGAGCAGTAGCTTTTTCTACACCTTCAATAATGGCTTTCGGTGCATGATCTCCGCCCATTGCATCAATAGCTAGTTTCATGTTGGGTCTCATCCTTTTTATTATTTATCCTTTGTAGAACGATACATTTTAAAAGTGCCAGAGAACACTTGCTCTTGCCCTACATAGCTGTTTACCTCAACGGTGGTTCGCACTTCACTAGTTGACAGAACTTTCGCTTTTGCTATCACTCGCTCATGAAGCTTCACAGGGCGATGATAACGGATCGACGCATCTGCTGTGAGCGCTAGTTCGTTGTTAATAACAGCGACAGCTAACGAATTAGCTTGCGCAAAAAGGTGGTGACCACGAGCAATTTGATTACGCTGAAACACATGCTCTGTTTTCACATCAAAAATAGATATCGCTGATTGATCTAGTTCAATGTCGATAACTTCTCCAATTACTTCTTCAATCGGAAGCGAACGCACTTCCTCGTCTAGTTGTTTTGAAGCTACATGCTTAATACGTTCTCGCAGTTCAGGAATCGACAACTCTAGGCGGTCTAATCGAATTGTTTGAACGCTCACTGAAAAACGGTCTGCTAGTTCTTCATCCGTAATAAATGGGTTTTCTTCAATTGTCGTTTTTAATAGCTGCTGTCTTTCTTTTTTACTGCGCTTCATTGTCCACCATCCGAACTTTTAATACTAGGTACTAATAGCAGTATATAATCATTGCCTTCTAATTGCAACATTTTTCACATGCTGTATTCTGTGAATCACACTATGGATATTCATGACTATTAACAGCCGCTAAAAGTATCTACATACATGAAACCGACGTTCACCCTACCAATGAAAAAATCCGAACGAGTTGGATTCTTCATCAAGAATCTCGATTCATCGTTCGGATTTCCCTTCAACTAAACTACTTTCAGCCTCTTTTACTAATCAAATTTTTCTCCAGTTAATACGCCCGTTGCTTCTAATTGTATTCTCAGCAGTGCAAACTGATCTTCTGTCCAAAAGCTGTCGGAATTTACAAGCTTAGCAGCATCTTCTCGAGCTACTTCAAGCGCACGGTAATCGTGCACCATGTCTGCTACTTTAAACTCAGGCATCCCGCTTTGCTTTCTACCAAAGAAATCACCAGGCCCACGAAGCTCTAGGTCTCTTTCTGATAATACAAATCCATCGTTTGTTTCCGTCATGATGGTCATTCGTTCTTTTCCAACTTCTGATTTGGGATCCGCGAGCAGAATACAATACGACTGTGCATCTCCTCGTCCTACGCGTCCTCTTAGCTGATGAAGCTGAGATAACCCAAAGCGCTCTGCATCATAAATGACCATCACGGTTGCATTCGGAACGTTCACTCCTACTTCTACAACCGTTGTGGATACTAAAATCTGCACGTCATTTACGCTAAACTGTTTCATCACTTCTTCTTTTTCATCAGGTGACAATCTTCCGTGCATGAGACCAACGCTTGCTTTTCCATTAAAATAGTGAGTGAGTGTTGCATGCACATCAATTGCATTTTGAACATCCAGCTTGTCCGATTCTTCAATCAATGGACAAATAACATAAGCTTGTCTGCCATCGTGTATTTCTTTTTCAACGAAATGTAAAATACGTTCAAGCATATCATGTTTTACCCAGTACGTTTCAATAGCCTTACGTCCTGCTGGCATTTCATCAATAATGGACACATCCATTTCTCCAAACACCGTAATAGCAAGGGTTCTTGGAATAGGAGTCGCCGTCATAAACAGTACATCCGGACTTTCTCCTTTTTCACGTAAAACCCGGCGCTGTCCAACTCCAAAGCGGTGCTGTTCATCCGTAATGACGAGCCCTAAACTATTATATATAACTTCGTCTTGAATTAAGGCATGTGTACCTACTAATACATGAACATCTCCGTCTCTCACTCGCTGAAGCAGCTCTCTTCTTGCTTTTCCTTTAACAGACCCTGTTAGCAAGCCTACGCTGATGCCTACCTTTTCAAGCATCGCAGTTAATGACTCTGCATGCTGTTCAGCTAAAATTTCAGTCGGTACCATTAAAGCACCTTGATGTCCCGCTAAAACAGTGGCGTATAAAGCAACCGCTGCTACGACTGTTTTACCTGACCCTACATCACCTTGCAGCAAGCGATTCATGCGATAAGGCGATTTCATATCGTGCGTAATTTCGTTTACTACACGTTTTTGAGCGCTTGTTAACGGAAACGGCAGCAAGTTCGTGAAGTTTACCAGCTCAGTTGAATCAAATGCTTGCTTCATTCCAGGCGTTTCTTCTCTTTCGCGCTTTCTCAGCGCCTGCATTTTTAATTGAAAAAGTAGAAATTCTTCATAGACAAATCGACGTCTCGCTTGTTTTAAATCTTCATGATCACGAGGTAAGTGAATACTTCTAACCGCTTCTTCACGCGTTACTAGTTTGTACCTAGAACGAATAGAGGCCGGGAGCATATCCTGAATGCTGCTGCCATAATTCTTCAACGCAAGAGAGACGAACTTCCGCATTCCTTTGACCGTTAAGCTGCCTTTAACTGAGTAAACAGGCTCAATCGTTTGATTTTTAACAAACGGAGAAAATTGAAGCTCCTGCAAGTTAATCGTTTGCCGATGCTGATCCCATTTCCCCGTAACCGTAACAGTTTGATCGATTTCTAACTTCGATTTATAGTAAGGGCGATTAAAACAAGTAACCGTAATCAAATAGCGGTTTACTAGCAGCCGAAACGTAAGGCGCGAACGTTTTTTTCCGTAATACGTAAGTGAGGGGACGCTGTGAACCTTTCCTTCTACGGTGACCTTTTCGTCGTGCTTTGCTTCAGCCAAATCTTTTAACTCATAATCTTCATAGCGGTATGGGAAATGTTCTAACAAGTCATGCACACTGTGAATATGCATATCCTCTAATGCTTGTGCTGTTTCATCTCCAATACCTTTAATGGTTTTAATTGAAATAGTTGTTAGTTCATTCACTTTTATTTAATGCAATACCAAAGATCTTCGCTTCAAGCTCGCGACCTGTTGGTGTTGCCGCTAAGCCTCCTTGTGCAGTTTCTCGTAATGCAACCGGCATTGTTTGACCAATTTTATACATAGCATCAATGACTTCATCACATGGAATACGACTTGTAATGCCTGCTAAGGCCATATCTGCTGCAATCATTGCATTCGCCGCTCCCATTGCGTTTCGTTTCACACATGGAACTTCTACTAGCCCCGCTACTGGGTCACATACTAATCCTAGCATATTTTTGAGAGTAATTGCCATTGCTTCAGCTGCCTGACTAGGTGTACCTCCTGCCATTTCAACGATCGCTGCAGCTGCCATACCTGAAGCTGAACCAACTTCTGCTTGACATCCGCCTGCTGCTCCTGAAATAGACGCATTATTGGCTACAACAAACCCAAAAGCACCTGATGTAAATAAAAATTCAATCATTTCTTTACGAGTGGGATTTAGCTTATGTTGCACTGCAAACAGCGTTCCTGGCACTACCCCTGCAGATCCAGCAGTAGGCGTTGCACAGATTGTACCCATTGCCGCATTTACTTCGTTTGTCGCTACAGCTTTGCTAACTGCATCTAAAATTAAATTTCCAGATAAAGATTTTCCGCTTTGAATATAGTTTTGAAGCAGCACTGCATCCCCGCCTGTTAAACCTGTAACAGACTGTACCCCTTTTAAACCGCGTTCAACCGCTTCTTCCATAACCGTTAAGTTCCGGTCCATTTTTTCCATGATTTCTTCACGAGTAACTCCCGTGATATCTATTTCCTGTTGAATCATAATCTCTGCAATTTTTACATTTTGACTTTCTGCTAATTCTACTAGTTCTGCTACATTTCGAAACATAGTAACCTCCGCTATTATTCTGTCTTATTTTCACTTTAGAACCATATATAATTATTCGATTTATTCTCCCAGGCCTTTCCTATTCAACCATTCTTGTTACTTGAATAATGTGAGGCAATGTTTTTAACTCTTCAATTACATCATCTTCAATATTCGTATCCATTTCAATTGCCATAAGCGCTACTTCGCCGCGCTCTTTGCGAGATACTTCCATATGTCCGATATTAATTGAATGTTTCATCAAAATATTTGTAACGGTCGCAATGGCACCAAATCGATCATTATGCACAACGAGAATAGCTGGATTCATGCCTGATAAATTTAATTCAAATCCGTTAAGCTCCGTAATTTGAATTTTTCCTCCGCCAATTGAAATTCCAACAACTTCAATTTCCTTTAATCCGTCGCTCATTTTGATGCGAGCAGTATTCGGATGGTCTGTGATTGCCGCTTCCTCAACAAATGTGACGTCAATTCCTTCTTTTTTAGCCAAGTCCAAAGACTCCGGAATACGCTGATCGAATGTATCAAAATC
The genomic region above belongs to Priestia megaterium and contains:
- the acpP gene encoding acyl carrier protein, giving the protein MAEVLERVTTIIVDRLGVDKSEVKLESSFKEDLGADSLDVVEFVMELEEEFDIEISDEEAEKISTVGDAVNYIQSQI
- the fapR gene encoding transcription factor FapR is translated as MKRSKKERQQLLKTTIEENPFITDEELADRFSVSVQTIRLDRLELSIPELRERIKHVASKQLDEEVRSLPIEEVIGEVIDIELDQSAISIFDVKTEHVFQRNQIARGHHLFAQANSLAVAVINNELALTADASIRYHRPVKLHERVIAKAKVLSTSEVRTTVEVNSYVGQEQVFSGTFKMYRSTKDK
- the fabG gene encoding 3-oxoacyl-[acyl-carrier-protein] reductase, which gives rise to MLQGKVAVVTGASRGIGRAVAIELGKLGAKVVVNYSGSEAKALEVVDEIKGLGTDAIAVQANVAESDSVQAMIKEAISTFGSVDILVNNAGITRDNLLMRMKEDEWDDVINTNLKGVFLCTKAVTRQMMKQRAGRIINISSIVGVSGNAGQANYVAAKSGVIGLTKTTAKELASRNITVNAVAPGFIATDMTDKLNEEVQAEMLKQIPLASFGQPEDVANAVAFLASDASRYITGQTIHVDGGMVM
- the sdaAA gene encoding L-serine ammonia-lyase, iron-sulfur-dependent, subunit alpha produces the protein MFRNVAELVELAESQNVKIAEIMIQQEIDITGVTREEIMEKMDRNLTVMEEAVERGLKGVQSVTGLTGGDAVLLQNYIQSGKSLSGNLILDAVSKAVATNEVNAAMGTICATPTAGSAGVVPGTLFAVQHKLNPTRKEMIEFLFTSGAFGFVVANNASISGAAGGCQAEVGSASGMAAAAIVEMAGGTPSQAAEAMAITLKNMLGLVCDPVAGLVEVPCVKRNAMGAANAMIAADMALAGITSRIPCDEVIDAMYKIGQTMPVALRETAQGGLAATPTGRELEAKIFGIALNKSE
- the sdaAB gene encoding L-serine ammonia-lyase, iron-sulfur-dependent subunit beta — translated: MKYKSVFDIIGPVMIGPSSSHTAGAARIGRVARTLFGKQPTKVVVSLYGSFAQTYKGHGTDVALIGGILDFDTFDQRIPESLDLAKKEGIDVTFVEEAAITDHPNTARIKMSDGLKEIEVVGISIGGGKIQITELNGFELNLSGMNPAILVVHNDRFGAIATVTNILMKHSINIGHMEVSRKERGEVALMAIEMDTNIEDDVIEELKTLPHIIQVTRMVE
- the plsX gene encoding phosphate acyltransferase PlsX; translated protein: MKLAIDAMGGDHAPKAIIEGVEKATAQFKKLHITLIGNESEIKKHLTNSDRISIIHTEETIDATDEPVRAVRRKKQASMVLMANEVAEGRADACISAGNTGALMTAGLFIVGRIKGIERPALAPTLPTLDGKGFLMLDVGANVDAKPEHLLQYAVMGSVYAEKVRGIQAPRVGLLNIGTEDKKGNDLTKQAFQLLKNADLNFVGNVESRDLLNGVADVVVTDGFTGNMTLKSIEGTALSLFSMIKQELMSTLKSKLAAAVLKPQLQGLKAKMDYSEYGGAGLFGLHAPVIKAHGSSDANAVFSAIKQAVNMVENNVSSTIQKAIEQTANEEKER
- the recG gene encoding ATP-dependent DNA helicase RecG — translated: MNELTTISIKTIKGIGDETAQALEDMHIHSVHDLLEHFPYRYEDYELKDLAEAKHDEKVTVEGKVHSVPSLTYYGKKRSRLTFRLLVNRYLITVTCFNRPYYKSKLEIDQTVTVTGKWDQHRQTINLQELQFSPFVKNQTIEPVYSVKGSLTVKGMRKFVSLALKNYGSSIQDMLPASIRSRYKLVTREEAVRSIHLPRDHEDLKQARRRFVYEEFLLFQLKMQALRKREREETPGMKQAFDSTELVNFTNLLPFPLTSAQKRVVNEITHDMKSPYRMNRLLQGDVGSGKTVVAAVALYATVLAGHQGALMVPTEILAEQHAESLTAMLEKVGISVGLLTGSVKGKARRELLQRVRDGDVHVLVGTHALIQDEVIYNSLGLVITDEQHRFGVGQRRVLREKGESPDVLFMTATPIPRTLAITVFGEMDVSIIDEMPAGRKAIETYWVKHDMLERILHFVEKEIHDGRQAYVICPLIEESDKLDVQNAIDVHATLTHYFNGKASVGLMHGRLSPDEKEEVMKQFSVNDVQILVSTTVVEVGVNVPNATVMVIYDAERFGLSQLHQLRGRVGRGDAQSYCILLADPKSEVGKERMTIMTETNDGFVLSERDLELRGPGDFFGRKQSGMPEFKVADMVHDYRALEVAREDAAKLVNSDSFWTEDQFALLRIQLEATGVLTGEKFD
- the fabD gene encoding ACP S-malonyltransferase, with protein sequence MGKIAFIFPGQGSQTVGMGKDLYDETEEAKKLIHTADEALGFSLSNIIFEGPQEELTLTYHAQPALLTTSTMLLEAFKTSGITPDFVAGHSLGEYSALVAAEVLSFKDAVVAVHKRGRYMDEAVPAGQGTMAAVLGMSAEDLEAVTAQITNEGDAVQLANINCPGQIVISGTVNGVEKAGALAKEKGAKRVIPLVVSGPFHSSLMKPAAEKLRDTLETVGFSDAKVPVVANVTAKPVTDSQDIQNKLVEQLYSPVRWEETVETLLAEGVDTFVEIGPGKVLSGLVKKVNRRAAVYAVNDLTSLKSTIDALKGGE
- the rnc gene encoding ribonuclease III, which codes for MPKQYSNRDRKMNVKFKQNFAEFQKEIGIQFTNEALLFQAFTHSSYVNEHRRRPYEDNERLEFLGDAVLELTVSQFLFKKYPTMSEGELTKLRAAVVCEPSLVTFANEMDFGKLVLLGKGEEMTGGRSRPALLADVFEAFIGALYLDQGLDTVVTILKKVVFPKINEGAFSHVMDFKSQLQEVIQRDGVGQLEYKVLQEKGPAHNREFLSRVSLNGEELGVGVGRSKKEAEQKAAQVAITKIRASQTK